The Pseudomonas azadiae genome includes a window with the following:
- the acnB gene encoding bifunctional aconitate hydratase 2/2-methylisocitrate dehydratase — protein MLEAYRKHIEERAALGIVPQPLNAEQTAGLVELLKNPPAGEEEFLVDLITNRIPPGVDEAAYVKAGFLSALAKGEATSPLIDKKRAVELLGTMQGGYNIVTLVELLDDAELAPVAATQLKHTLLMFDAFHDVAEKARNGNAHAKAVIQSWADGEWFSNRPTLADKISLRVFKVTGETNTDDLSPAPDAWSRPDIPLHALAMLKMAREGIVPDEQGKTGPMKQIEEMRGQGFPIAYVGDVVGTGSSRKSATNSVLWFFGDDVPFVPNKRAGGFCFGSKIAPIFYNTMEDAGALPIEFDVSNMNMGDVIDLYPHAGKVCKHGTDEVITTFEMKTPVLLDEVRAGGRIPLIIGRGLTDKARAELGLGPTDLFKLPEAPVDTGKGFTLAQKMVGKACGLPEGKGVRPGTYCEPKMTTVGSQDTTGPMTRDELKDLACLGFSTDLVMQSFCHTAAYPKPIDVTTHHTLPDFIMTRGGVSLRPGDGIIHSWLNRMLLPDTVGTGGDSHTRFPMGISFPAGSGLVAFAAATGVMPLDMPESILVRFKGKMKPGITLRDLVHAIPYYAIQSGLLTVEKKGKKNAFSGRILEIEGLNDLTLEQAFELSDASAERSAAGCTIKLSKESVTEYLNSNITLLRWMIGEGYGDPRTLERRAQAMEAWVANPELMEADADAEYAEIIEIDLSEINEPILCAPNDPDDARLLSSVAGEKIDEVFIGSCMTNIGHFRAAGKLLEQVKGQLPTRLWLSPPTKMDAHQLTEEGYYGIYGKAGARMEMPGCSLCMGNQARVEPNSTVVSTSTRNFPNRLGDGANVYLASAELAAVASTLGRLPTVEEYMGYAAKLDTMASDVYRYLNFDQIAEFRKIAASANIPVIQA, from the coding sequence GTGCTTGAAGCCTACCGCAAACATATCGAAGAGCGTGCAGCCCTGGGTATCGTTCCCCAGCCGCTTAACGCCGAACAAACCGCAGGCCTGGTCGAGCTGCTGAAAAATCCCCCGGCTGGCGAAGAAGAATTCCTCGTTGACCTGATCACCAACCGCATTCCTCCAGGCGTTGACGAAGCTGCCTACGTCAAGGCCGGTTTCCTGTCCGCCCTGGCCAAGGGTGAAGCCACTTCCCCCCTGATCGACAAGAAACGCGCCGTTGAACTGCTGGGCACCATGCAAGGCGGCTACAACATCGTGACCCTGGTCGAGCTGCTGGACGACGCCGAACTGGCTCCTGTCGCCGCCACCCAGCTCAAGCACACCCTGCTGATGTTCGATGCGTTCCACGACGTGGCTGAAAAAGCCCGCAACGGCAATGCGCACGCCAAGGCCGTGATCCAGTCCTGGGCTGACGGCGAGTGGTTCAGCAACCGCCCTACCCTGGCCGACAAAATCAGCCTGCGCGTATTCAAGGTCACCGGCGAAACCAACACCGACGACCTGTCCCCCGCGCCTGATGCCTGGTCCCGTCCCGACATCCCTCTGCACGCCCTGGCCATGCTGAAAATGGCCCGTGAAGGCATCGTGCCGGACGAGCAAGGCAAGACCGGCCCGATGAAGCAGATCGAAGAGATGCGCGGCCAAGGCTTCCCGATTGCCTACGTCGGCGACGTGGTCGGTACCGGTTCCTCGCGTAAATCCGCGACCAACTCGGTGCTGTGGTTCTTCGGCGATGACGTGCCCTTTGTTCCGAACAAGCGCGCCGGCGGCTTCTGCTTCGGCAGCAAGATCGCTCCCATCTTCTACAACACCATGGAAGATGCCGGCGCACTGCCAATCGAATTCGACGTGTCCAACATGAACATGGGCGACGTGATCGACCTGTACCCGCATGCTGGCAAGGTCTGCAAACACGGTACCGACGAAGTCATCACCACCTTCGAAATGAAGACCCCGGTGTTGTTGGACGAAGTTCGCGCCGGCGGCCGTATCCCGCTGATCATCGGCCGCGGCCTGACCGACAAGGCACGCGCTGAACTGGGCCTGGGCCCTACCGACCTGTTCAAGTTGCCTGAAGCGCCTGTCGACACCGGCAAAGGCTTCACCCTGGCACAGAAAATGGTCGGCAAGGCGTGCGGCCTGCCGGAAGGCAAAGGCGTTCGTCCTGGCACCTACTGCGAACCGAAGATGACCACCGTCGGCTCCCAGGACACCACCGGTCCCATGACCCGTGATGAACTGAAAGACCTGGCGTGCCTGGGCTTCTCGACCGACCTGGTCATGCAGTCGTTCTGCCACACCGCGGCGTATCCAAAGCCGATCGACGTGACCACCCACCACACCCTGCCTGACTTCATCATGACCCGTGGCGGTGTATCGCTGCGTCCAGGCGACGGTATCATCCACAGCTGGCTGAACCGCATGCTGCTGCCGGACACCGTGGGCACCGGTGGTGACTCCCACACCCGTTTCCCGATGGGCATTTCGTTCCCGGCAGGCTCCGGCCTGGTCGCGTTCGCCGCCGCCACTGGCGTGATGCCACTGGACATGCCGGAATCGATCCTGGTGCGCTTCAAAGGCAAAATGAAGCCTGGCATCACCCTGCGTGACCTGGTTCATGCCATTCCTTACTACGCGATCCAGTCGGGCCTGCTGACGGTCGAGAAGAAAGGCAAGAAGAACGCCTTCTCCGGCCGCATCCTGGAAATCGAAGGCCTGAACGACCTGACGCTGGAGCAGGCTTTCGAGCTGTCCGACGCCTCGGCCGAACGCTCGGCTGCCGGTTGCACCATCAAGCTGTCCAAAGAGTCCGTCACCGAGTACCTGAACTCCAACATCACCCTGCTGCGCTGGATGATCGGCGAAGGCTATGGTGATCCACGTACTCTGGAACGTCGTGCTCAAGCGATGGAAGCCTGGGTTGCCAACCCGGAGCTGATGGAAGCTGATGCCGACGCCGAATACGCCGAAATCATCGAGATCGACCTGTCGGAAATCAACGAGCCGATCCTGTGCGCGCCGAACGACCCGGACGATGCCCGTCTGTTGTCCAGCGTTGCCGGCGAGAAGATCGACGAAGTGTTCATCGGTTCGTGCATGACCAACATCGGTCACTTCCGCGCTGCCGGCAAGCTGTTGGAGCAGGTCAAGGGCCAGTTGCCAACTCGCCTGTGGCTGTCGCCGCCGACCAAGATGGACGCTCACCAGTTGACCGAAGAAGGCTACTACGGCATCTACGGCAAGGCCGGCGCGCGCATGGAAATGCCGGGCTGCTCGCTGTGCATGGGTAACCAGGCACGTGTCGAGCCGAACTCGACCGTGGTATCCACGTCGACCCGTAACTTCCCGAACCGCCTGGGTGACGGCGCTAACGTCTACCTGGCGTCGGCCGAGCTGGCGGCAGTGGCTTCCACCCTGGGTCGCCTGCCGACCGTCGAGGAGTACATGGGCTACGCGGCGAAACTGGACACCATGGCCAGTGACGTCTACCGCTACCTGAACTTCGACCAGATCGCCGAGTTCCGCAAGATCGCAGCAAGCGCCAACATCCCGGTGATTCAAGCCTAA
- a CDS encoding serine/threonine transporter → MNDQANSVDERYETTPATLTTWSRQDTTWMLGLFGTAIGAGTLFLPINAGLGGFWPLVILALLAFPMTFFAHRGLTRFVLSGRGGSDITDVVEEHFGIKAGALITLLYFFAIFPILLIYSVALTNTVGSFMEHQLHIQPPPRAILSFVLILGLLAVVRCGEQVIVKAMSLMVYPFIVALLFLAVYLVPHWSGGILSTASVVPSPSALLNTLWLAIPVMVFSFNHSPIISAFAVDQKRQYGAHADQRSSQILARAHLLMVAMVLFFVFSCVLTLSPAQLAEAKAQNLSILSYLANHFNNPTIAFAAPLIAFVAIAKSFLGHYIGASEGLKGLVLKTGRRPGAKNLDRMTAAFMLVVCWIVATLNPSILGMIETLGGPIIASILFLMPMYAIRKVPAMAKYRGQASNVFVTAVGLVAITALVYSFIA, encoded by the coding sequence ATGAATGATCAGGCCAATAGCGTCGACGAACGCTATGAGACGACACCTGCAACCCTCACAACCTGGAGCCGCCAGGACACCACCTGGATGCTTGGCCTGTTCGGCACCGCCATTGGCGCCGGCACGCTGTTCTTGCCGATCAACGCGGGCCTGGGCGGCTTCTGGCCGCTGGTGATCCTGGCGCTGCTGGCCTTCCCGATGACGTTCTTCGCCCACCGTGGCCTGACCCGTTTCGTCCTGTCCGGGCGCGGGGGCTCCGACATCACCGACGTGGTTGAAGAACACTTTGGCATCAAGGCCGGCGCGCTGATCACGCTGCTGTACTTCTTTGCGATCTTCCCGATCCTGCTGATCTACAGCGTGGCGTTGACCAATACCGTTGGCAGCTTCATGGAGCACCAACTGCACATCCAGCCGCCGCCACGGGCGATCCTGTCGTTCGTGCTGATCCTCGGCCTGCTGGCCGTCGTGCGTTGCGGTGAACAGGTGATCGTCAAGGCCATGAGCCTGATGGTGTATCCGTTTATCGTCGCCTTGCTGTTCCTGGCGGTGTACCTGGTGCCGCACTGGAGTGGCGGCATCCTCAGCACCGCCAGCGTGGTCCCGTCGCCGTCAGCATTGCTCAATACCCTGTGGCTGGCGATTCCGGTGATGGTGTTTTCGTTCAACCATTCGCCAATCATCTCGGCCTTTGCGGTCGACCAGAAGCGCCAGTACGGTGCTCACGCCGATCAGCGCAGCTCGCAGATCCTGGCCCGCGCGCACTTGTTGATGGTGGCGATGGTGCTGTTCTTCGTATTCAGCTGCGTGTTGACCCTGTCGCCGGCGCAGTTGGCTGAAGCGAAAGCGCAGAACCTGTCGATCCTGTCCTACCTGGCCAATCACTTCAATAACCCCACCATCGCGTTTGCCGCGCCGTTGATCGCGTTCGTGGCGATCGCCAAGTCGTTCCTGGGGCACTATATCGGCGCCAGCGAAGGCCTCAAGGGTCTGGTGCTGAAGACCGGCCGCCGTCCGGGCGCCAAGAACCTGGACCGCATGACGGCCGCCTTCATGCTGGTGGTGTGCTGGATCGTTGCCACGCTCAACCCGAGCATCCTGGGCATGATCGAGACACTGGGCGGGCCGATCATCGCGTCGATCCTGTTCCTGATGCCGATGTACGCGATCCGCAAGGTGCCGGCCATGGCCAAATACCGCGGGCAGGCGTCGAATGTGTTTGTCACGGCGGTGGGGTTGGTGGCGATTACGGCGTTGGTGTATTCGTTTATTGCTTAA
- a CDS encoding cysteine hydrolase family protein, giving the protein MADALLIIDMQTGLYDGPEKPFERERVLHTINQLIQRARRAGKPIYVACHTGPAGSPIEAGSPLWQLWHALDVDASRDHLFNKTRPSCFLGTDLEQHLKAAQVDELVVVGMKTQFCIDTTCRVAVELGFSVVLPQDAHTCMDTPALKAEAIIEHHNATLSGAFVQQVKAMDVWK; this is encoded by the coding sequence ATGGCTGACGCCCTGCTGATCATCGATATGCAGACCGGTTTATACGACGGCCCGGAAAAACCCTTCGAACGCGAACGCGTGCTGCACACCATCAACCAGCTGATCCAGCGCGCACGCCGCGCAGGCAAGCCGATCTACGTGGCCTGTCACACAGGCCCGGCTGGTTCACCGATTGAAGCCGGCAGCCCCCTCTGGCAACTGTGGCACGCACTGGACGTGGACGCGTCCCGTGATCACCTGTTCAACAAGACCCGCCCCAGCTGCTTCCTCGGCACGGATCTGGAGCAGCACCTGAAAGCGGCGCAGGTCGATGAACTGGTGGTCGTGGGTATGAAAACCCAGTTCTGCATCGACACCACCTGCCGTGTGGCGGTGGAGCTGGGCTTTTCTGTGGTATTGCCGCAGGACGCTCATACCTGCATGGACACGCCGGCACTCAAGGCCGAGGCGATTATTGAGCATCACAATGCAACGTTGTCCGGCGCGTTTGTGCAGCAGGTCAAGGCAATGGACGTTTGGAAGTGA